CGGGAAAGAAACACCAGAGGACCGGCGCAATGCCGGTCCTCTGTATTTTTCGACTTATTCGGGAAAACTAGGCCTGGGACTAGGACTGCTCGCCGTTAGCGCCATCGGCGGACTTGCCGCGATTGGAGATCCGGCCGGCCAGCGGCGCCACGCGCTCGTTGACCTGCTCTCGCACGTTTTCAACCTTGGGGCCGACCTTTTCCTTCAGGCTGGCCGCCATTTCCTCGGCCTGATGGCGGAGCTTATCGCCGCGGTCCATCAGCTCTTGCCGCGTGTCCTTGCCGGACTTCGGCGCCATCAGCATGCCAACAACTACGCCCAGCGCCGCACCAAGGATGAAGGCAAAATGCCTGTCATCATGCCTGCC
This genomic stretch from SAR202 cluster bacterium harbors:
- a CDS encoding YtxH domain-containing protein produces the protein MLMAPKSGKDTRQELMDRGDKLRHQAEEMAASLKEKVGPKVENVREQVNERVAPLAGRISNRGKSADGANGEQS